TGATCGCAACACGTGCCACATCAGACAAATGCGCGTGATCTTCTAGGAACCAAATCAAAGCATGCGTGTCGAGCAGCAGTTTCATTCCATGTATTCTTGGAAGTCTTCTAATGGCTCATCGAAATCCTCTGCCATGCGAAAGCCTTTCAGGCTCCCTGGCTGAGGTGCCCTTGAGACAGGATTTGTTTCGATGCCTGCATTTTGAGTGACAGGCTGCTCTGTCGTGAGGAAGACATGCACTCTTCCGGGTCTCAACCATGAGGGAAGGGGGGAGAGCAGTTGCAAATTCCCGTCCGTTTGAACCATGGCGTCGGTCTCGAGGATGTTCATCAGAGAACATAAGGCTACGAGCAACAGACTGCAAATGGATCACCATTCAGTGCGGCGGCTGACTCCTTCTCTTTGCCACAAGCTAAAAGACCCGTTAAAATCACGATGAAGACATGAAGTTCTTGCACAAAGGCTTTCGTTAGGCTTTGAGCAAGGGAGCCGACCATGTGGGAATTTTTAATACAGCACTGGCGTGATGGCGTGGAGATCTTGATCCTCGCTGTGTTGGTCTATCAGGCCTACCTGTTCTTCCGGGCCACACGTGGCGCACGCATTCTTACGGGCTTGCTGGTGCTGTTGCTCGGCTTGGCGCTTGTTTCGCAGCTCTTGGAGTTGGAGGTCATCACGTGGCTGCTTCAGCGTATCTCCGTCTTTTTGGCCATTGCCTTGGTCGTGCTCTTCCAGCCGGAATTGCGTCGTGTCTTGGCCGAGTTGGGCAGTCACCGCTTTTTCTCCCTGAACCGCCCTGACCCAGAATCGCTGGATGTGTTGTTGGTGGCGATGAAGCAGCTCTCCGCCCGCCGTTGCGGCGCTTTGTTTGCTCTTCAACGTGGCATCAGCCTGCGCCTTCTGGCGGAGACGGGGGTCGCGGTGGATGCCAAGCTTTCGCCGGAACTGATCACGACCATTTTCCATCCGAAAACGGCCCTGCATGATGGAGGGGCCATCATTGATCAGGGGCGCATTGCCAGTGCGGGCTGCGTCTTCCCTGTGAGTCAGAAAGAAGTGCGTGATCGGGCCATCGGCCTGCGGCACCGGGCCGCCATGGGCGTGACGGAGGAGACCGATGCCATCGCGCTGATTGTGAGTGAAGAAAGCGGAGCCCTTTCCATCGCTTATCGCGGCAAGCTGGAGCACGATTTGGAACCGGATGAACTGCGCAATCGGTTGAATGAATTGCTGACCTTCGGCACTGCTGCCCCCGAACCTATCCAGGAGGAACCGACTCGTGAGCTGGGATCAATTTAAAAGTTTCTTCACCCGGAACTGGCGTGAGAAAATCATTGCCGTGCTGCTGGCCTTTTTGTTCTGGTTCATGATCAAGAGCCAGATCCGGCCGGATTTCCGCAATGAGCCTCCGTTGCCGCCTCTGCGGGCGGTTTGACGCCAGACCTGTCTTTGACACGGGGCGGCTTCTGCGTTAAACGGCGCGCTCTCTTATGTCTGAAAAGCGTCAATTCTTCGGCACCGACGGCGTTCGCGCCGTGGCCAACCGTCACCCCATGACCCCTGAGTTTGTCTTACGTCTGGGACAGGCGGCAGCCACCATTTTGGGAAACCGGACCGAAGGGGGGGAGCGTCCACGTGCCATCATCGGTCGTGACACCCGCGCTTCAGGCGAGATGCTGGAAGCCGCCTTGGTGGCTGGCTTGAACTCGGCTGGAGTGGATGTGGTGCTGGCCGGAATGATCCCGACCCCTGCCGTGGCCATGCTAGCGGCACAGTCGGGAGCCAATTTCGGCGTGATCGTCAGTGCCTCGCACAACCCCTTTGAAGACAACGGCATCAAGTTCGTCCACGGCAATGGGCGCAAGTTGAATGACCAGACCGAGCTGGCCATTGAAAAGATCGTGCTGGGCAATGCCGAGGAAGCGATCCGCCCTGAAGGCCGTGGCATCGGTCGGGTCAGTCGCATGACCGACAGCGTGGAGCGTTATGTCGCCCATGCCGTGGCGAGTATGGGTGGCGTGCGACTGGATGGGATGCGCGTGGCCTTGGACAATGCCCATGGAGCCGCCTCCTACACCAGCGCTCTGGCTCTGGAGCAACTCGGTGCCGATGTTCAGGTGTTTCACAGCGAGCCTGATGGTTTTAACATCAATGAAGAGTGTGGCTGCACTCACAGCGAGGAGTTGGAGCGCCTCGTCCGCCAGTCTCAAGCTCAGGCTGGGATCGCCCACGATGGAGACGCGGACCGCATCGCTCTCTGTGATGAGGAAGCCATTGCCCTGGATGGGGATGAACTCATGGCCATCGCGGCAGAGTCCATGCTGCGTAAGGGCACGCTGAAGCAAAATACGTTAGCCGTGACCATCATGAGCAATTACGGCTTGGACGATCTTGTCTCGCGTTTGGGTGGTCGGGTCATCCGCACGAATGTGGGAGATCGTTATGTGCTGGAGGAGATGAACAGCCGGGGTTTGAACCTCGGGGGTGAGCAGAGCGGTCACATCATCTTCGGTGACTGGGCTTCCACGGGAGACGGTCTCATCGCAGGCTTACAGGTGCTGAAGATCATGAAGGAAACCGGGGAGCCGCTGAGCCAACTCCGCAAGTGCTTGAAGAAATTCCCCCAGAGCTCCCGCAACTTGCGTGTGCGCTCGAAGCCACCGATCACGGATCTCACTGAAGCTCAAAAGATCATTAAGGAGACCGAGAAGAAACTCGGCAACTACGGTCGCGTGCTCCTGCGCTACTCCGGCACGGAGTCTCTCATTCGCCTCCTGATCGAGGGGCGCGATGTCGAGTATCTCGAAGCCCAAGCCGACCGCATCGCTTCCGCGATCTTGGCTCAGATCGGCTAAGTCTTATCGATTAGAGTGAGTCGTCACGCACAGGGCGGCTCACTCACTCACTCTGGTTTAACGGAGAAGTCGCTGTCGTCCAACGAGCGCAACACCAACTCACGCGGCACGCAGAAATCATCCATCTCCAAGCAGCGGACGATGCCGTCAGCGATGTGGTGAGGTTGGAGAAACAGCTGTTTCGGGGCATCACGCTCGGAGGCTTCATCCCAGAAAGCCGTGTCCACACCGCCCGGAAGCAGCGCCGTGACGCGGATGCGATGCGCAGCAGCTTCTTCCGCCAGCCCTTGCGTGAAGCCGCGCACGCCCCATTTCGCCGCGCAATAGACCGTTTCACTGGGAATACCGCGCAAGCTGGCTGTGGAAATGACATTGACGATGTGTCCTCGACGCTGGGGCATCATGGCTCGCAGAGCAGCCTGAGAACCAAGGATGGTGCCCTTCAGGTTCACATCGAGCATCAGGTCGATTTCCCCCTTGGTGTAGTCCTGAATCCAGCGGTGTCGAGCGAGGCCAGCATTGTTGATCCAAACCTGGATGTCGCCGAAGTGAACTGTCGTTTCGGTCACGATGCGAGTCACATCGTCACCCCGAGCGATGTTGGCGACGACAGCAAGCACCTGAGTCTCGGGTAAACGCGTAGAGGCTTCGGTGAGAGCGGCAAAGTCTTGATCCACCAGCACCACCTTAGCGCCTCGGGTGACGAGAAGCTGCGCCGTCGCTAAGCCGATGCCACGGGCTGCTCCGGTGATCACACACACTTGTCCATGCAAATTCATGCTGGCAGTGTGGCCAGCCCATCGCCCTTTGCCAAGCAAGGACTCAGGTCAGAAGTGTATCCGGCAAAGCGCTGCCTTGATTCACCAAGCCCAGATTCGCCACGGTGACCCGGGCGATCTCTCCGAGGGCTTCTTGGGTGAGAAAGGCTTGATGAGAGGTGATCAGGACATTGGGCAGCGAAAGCAGCAGGGCCAAGGTGTCGTCACGCAGCGCATGGCCGGAGTGGTCTTCGAAAAAGATACCTTCCTCCTCCTCATACACATCCAAGGCCACACCACCCAGGTGACCTGACTTGAGAGCCTCAATGACCGCAGGTGTATCCACCAGCTTCCCACGGCTTGTATTGATGAGATACGCCCCAGTTTTCATGCGAGCGATGGTGGTGGCATCGATCAAGTGGTGGCTTTCCGGTGTCAGCGGCAGGTGCAGGGAGATGATGTCAGCCTGGCTAAAGAGGTCGT
Above is a window of Prosthecobacter debontii DNA encoding:
- the cdaA gene encoding diadenylate cyclase CdaA encodes the protein MWEFLIQHWRDGVEILILAVLVYQAYLFFRATRGARILTGLLVLLLGLALVSQLLELEVITWLLQRISVFLAIALVVLFQPELRRVLAELGSHRFFSLNRPDPESLDVLLVAMKQLSARRCGALFALQRGISLRLLAETGVAVDAKLSPELITTIFHPKTALHDGGAIIDQGRIASAGCVFPVSQKEVRDRAIGLRHRAAMGVTEETDAIALIVSEESGALSIAYRGKLEHDLEPDELRNRLNELLTFGTAAPEPIQEEPTRELGSI
- the glmM gene encoding phosphoglucosamine mutase, whose amino-acid sequence is MSEKRQFFGTDGVRAVANRHPMTPEFVLRLGQAAATILGNRTEGGERPRAIIGRDTRASGEMLEAALVAGLNSAGVDVVLAGMIPTPAVAMLAAQSGANFGVIVSASHNPFEDNGIKFVHGNGRKLNDQTELAIEKIVLGNAEEAIRPEGRGIGRVSRMTDSVERYVAHAVASMGGVRLDGMRVALDNAHGAASYTSALALEQLGADVQVFHSEPDGFNINEECGCTHSEELERLVRQSQAQAGIAHDGDADRIALCDEEAIALDGDELMAIAAESMLRKGTLKQNTLAVTIMSNYGLDDLVSRLGGRVIRTNVGDRYVLEEMNSRGLNLGGEQSGHIIFGDWASTGDGLIAGLQVLKIMKETGEPLSQLRKCLKKFPQSSRNLRVRSKPPITDLTEAQKIIKETEKKLGNYGRVLLRYSGTESLIRLLIEGRDVEYLEAQADRIASAILAQIG
- a CDS encoding SDR family oxidoreductase — translated: MNLHGQVCVITGAARGIGLATAQLLVTRGAKVVLVDQDFAALTEASTRLPETQVLAVVANIARGDDVTRIVTETTVHFGDIQVWINNAGLARHRWIQDYTKGEIDLMLDVNLKGTILGSQAALRAMMPQRRGHIVNVISTASLRGIPSETVYCAAKWGVRGFTQGLAEEAAAHRIRVTALLPGGVDTAFWDEASERDAPKQLFLQPHHIADGIVRCLEMDDFCVPRELVLRSLDDSDFSVKPE
- a CDS encoding DUF2281 domain-containing protein gives rise to the protein MNILETDAMVQTDGNLQLLSPLPSWLRPGRVHVFLTTEQPVTQNAGIETNPVSRAPQPGSLKGFRMAEDFDEPLEDFQEYME